A window of the Dermatophagoides farinae isolate YC_2012a chromosome 2, ASM2471394v1, whole genome shotgun sequence genome harbors these coding sequences:
- the LOC124499111 gene encoding beta-1,4-glucuronyltransferase 1 isoform X2 produces MFKWRYLRNFRLDSHYILKILIIFNILLGLYLLFLSTNYRRYVEYPHDSQNNDKPTKVMIKDGIDENHQINDAKIINKKVDKIVEPQQQSRQENPDNTIVMTNDKNIKSNDQSVDKVFDSNNRPVQIQDVGQNNADASYKRVEEDEKIIDESDKLKIEMLGAKPDEQNSIIHMDLDSFTDVPDNINLEPSSWTTETRGKYQALKNYIIGNGLIDYSRTITLSTQGGPGFLHHAEQLCSRWDGPISLAVYAPGEDFRLSVNMIYYLRQCAHECVAKRVFWHFVYDIAFPPSAKMSGPTSFLKTNKFDCSKSLDETMKMLKIDTDFRSNKSLPYPINVLRNVARSSSKSKYLLASDIELYPNIGIIPAFFDLLDREQKGLVPVINVKFPHVYVLPIFEVKATKQPPKTKQELSKLFKSKDSIFFHRYVCDECQNFPDRNIWINDIPKNNTMNIFRVTKRTHDRNQWEPLYIGTNDEPFYDERLTWEGKRDKMSQMYQMCLMNYDLLILDNAFLVHAPGIKRYHPKDDQKRLVYIKYNHQIYTSTLAELRKKYGNKNYC; encoded by the exons ATGTTCAAATGGCGTTATCTACGGAATTTTCGTCTTGATTCACATTATAtattaaaaatattgatcatattCAACATTCTACTTGGTCTTTATCTACTATTCCTGTCCACTAACTATCGACGATATGTCGAATATCCACATGATAGCCAAAACAACGATAAGCCAACAAAAGTTATGATAAAA GATGGTATAGATGAAAACCATCAAATTAACGATgccaaaataatcaataaaaaagtGGATAAAATTGTcgaaccacaacaacaatctcgGCAAGAGAATCCAGATAATACGATCGTCATGACGAATGATAAGAAtataaaatcgaatgatcaaTCAGTTGATAAAGTTTTCGATTCAAATAATCGACCTGTTCAAATTCAAGATGTTGGCCAAAATAATGCTGATGCTAGTTATAAACGGGTggaagaagatgaaaaaatcattgatgaaagtgataaattaaaaattgaaatgttgGGAGCCAAACCCGATGAACAGAATAGTATTATCCATATGGATTTGGATTCATTTACTGATg TTCCTGATAATATTAATCTCGAGCCATCTTCCTGGACAACGGAAACTAGAGGCAAATATCAAGCGCttaaaaattatattattgGAAATGGACTCATTGATTATAGTCGAACGATAACATTGTCTACACAAGGAGGACCCGGATTTTTACATCATGCCGAACAATTATGTTCACGTTGGGATGGTCCCATTTCATTGGCTGTATATGCGCCTGGAGAGGATTTTCGATTATCGGTTAATATGATCTATTATCTACGCCAATGTGCCCATGAATGTGTTGCCAAACGTGTATTCTGGCATTTTGTCTATGATATTGCCTTTCCACCAAGTGCCAAAATGTCCGGTCCAACTAGTTTTCTAAAAACTAATAAATTCGATTGTAGTAAATCATTGgatgaaacaatgaaaatgttgaaaattgataCGGATTTTCGGTCAAACAAATCTCTTCCGTATCCAATAAACGTTCTTCGTAATGTTgctcgttcatcatcaaaatccaaATATTTACTTGCCTCAGATATTGAACTATATCCAAACATAGGCATTATTCCtgcattttttgatttacttGACCGTGAACAAAAAGGACTTGTACCTGTGATCAATGTTAAATTTCCTCATGTTTATGTGTTACCCATATTCGAAGTGAAAGCTACCAAACAACCaccaaaaacgaaacaagAATTATCCAAACTATTCAAATCAA AGGATTCTATATTCTTTCATCGTTATGTTTGTGATGAATGCCAAAATTTTCCAGATCGAAATATCTGGATCAACGATATTCCAAAGAATAATacgatgaatatttttcgtGTAACCAAACGTACACATGATCGTAATCAATGGGAACCGCTTTATATTGGCACCAATGATGAACCATTTTATGATGAAAGGTTAACGTGGGAAGGAAAACGTGATAAAATGTCTCAG aTGTATCAAATGTGTTTGATGAACTATGATCTATTGATTCTGGACAATGCATTCCTTGTCCATGCACCCGGTATCAAACGATATCATCCAAAAGATGATCAAAAACGTTTAGTCTATatcaaatataatcatcagaTCTATACATCGACATTGGctgaattgagaaaaaaatatggaaataaaaattattgttaa
- the LOC124498693 gene encoding uncharacterized protein LOC124498693 isoform X2 — protein sequence MNIMNDNNNTDLVIRKRIINHRNKQIETRIKRQIIIEDGVMISDSGPQVTTKTIEDTRQELEEFDKDGRQTYFAFDDDHIENNVDDKVVIDDDKVVKTCNQPTSSKTYLFGYNDEMMMTKTNKKLDIPKYYYGLNPSK from the exons ATGAATATTatgaatgacaataataatacgg ATTTGGTCATACGCAAGAGAATTATTAATCATCGTAATAAACAGATTGAAACACGAATTAAACgacaaattatcattgaagaTGGTGTTATGATATCGGATAGTGGTCCACAagtgacaacaaaaacaattgaagaTACACGACAAGAACTTGAAGAATTCGATAAAGATGGTCGTCAAACTTATTTtgcattcgatgatgatcacattgaaaataatgttgatgataaagttgtcattgatgatgataaagttgTCAAAACATGCAATCAACCAACGTCAAGCAAAAc ATATCTGTTTGgctataatgatgaaatgatgatgacgaaaacaaataaaaagcTAGATATtccaaaatattattatggattAAATCCTTCAAAG TAG
- the LOC124498693 gene encoding uncharacterized protein LOC124498693 isoform X1, which yields MNIMNDNNNTDLVIRKRIINHRNKQIETRIKRQIIIEDGVMISDSGPQVTTKTIEDTRQELEEFDKDGRQTYFAFDDDHIENNVDDKVVIDDDKVVKTCNQPTSSKTYLFGYNDEMMMTKTNKKLDIPKYYYGLNPSKN from the exons ATGAATATTatgaatgacaataataatacgg ATTTGGTCATACGCAAGAGAATTATTAATCATCGTAATAAACAGATTGAAACACGAATTAAACgacaaattatcattgaagaTGGTGTTATGATATCGGATAGTGGTCCACAagtgacaacaaaaacaattgaagaTACACGACAAGAACTTGAAGAATTCGATAAAGATGGTCGTCAAACTTATTTtgcattcgatgatgatcacattgaaaataatgttgatgataaagttgtcattgatgatgataaagttgTCAAAACATGCAATCAACCAACGTCAAGCAAAAc ATATCTGTTTGgctataatgatgaaatgatgatgacgaaaacaaataaaaagcTAGATATtccaaaatattattatggattAAATCCTTCAAAG AATTAG
- the Chc gene encoding clathrin heavy chain: MSQALPIKFQEHLQLTQIGINQSSISFNMLTMESDKFICIREKVGDSSQVVIIDMANPTTPIRRPISADSAIMNPSTKVIALKAQRTLQIFNIEMKSMMKAHTMPEDVLFWKWINVKTIALVTETAVHHWSMEGDSTPQKAFDRHASLNGCQIINYRADHQAKWLVLIGISAQSNRVTGAMQLYSVARKVSQPIEGHAAAFTTFKMEGNTELSNLFCFAARTAAGGKLHIVEVGTAPTGSKPYPKKQVDVFFPPEAQNDFPIAMQMSPKYDLIYLITKYGYIHLYDVESGTCIYMNRISADTIFVTAPYEPTSGIIGVNRKGQVLSVSIDENNLIPYINNTLQNSELALRISSRNNLAGADDLFIKKFNNLFSTGQYIEAAKVAATAPQGILRTYETIQRFQQTPAQPNQSSPLLHYFGILLDQGKLNRYESLELCRPVLQQQRKQLLEKWLKDDKLECSEELGDLVKPVDPTLALSVYLRANVPVKVVQSFAETGQFKKIFLYAKKVGFQPDYLSLLRHIIRSNQDKATEFAQAIVSEEENLCDINQMIDAFMEANLVQQCTAFLLDALKNNREEEGPLQTRCLEMNLVTAPQVADAILANKMFSYYNRPLVAQLCEKAGLYQRALENYTDLYDIKRAIVHTHLLNQDWLVNYFGTLSVEDSLECLRAMLTSNIRQNLQICVQVAGKYHEQLTTTALIELFESFKSYEGLFYFLGSIVNFNQDADVHFKYIQAACKTGQIKEVERICRESNCYNPERVKNFLKEAKLTDQLPLIIVCDRFDFVHDLVLYLYRNNLHKYIEIYVQKVNPSRLPVVVRGLLDVDCSEDVIKQLIMAVKGQFSTDELVEEVEKRNRLKLLLPWLETRIHEGCQEPETHNALAKIYIDSNNNPERFLKENQFYDSRVVGKYCEKRDPHLAFIAYERGQCDKELIRVCNENSLFKNEARYLVKRRDPDLWADVLQESNPYRRQLIDQVVQTALSETQDPEDISVTVKAFMAANLPNELIELLEKIVLDNSVFSDHRNLQNLLILTAIKADHSRVMEYINRLDNYDAPDIANIAISSELYEEAFAIFKKFEVNTSAIQVLIEHIKNLDRSYEFAERCNEPAVWSLLAKAQLQENMVKEAIDSYIKAGDQVNFMDVVTTAHRTNSWEDLVRYLQMARKKSREPYIESELIYAYAKTNRLTDLEEFISSPNNADISKIGDRCFEDKLYEPARILYDNVANYGKLAITLVHLQQFQGAVDSARKANSTRTWKEVCFACVDHNEFRLAQMCGLHIVVHADELEDLINYYQSRGYFEELISMLEAALGLERAHMGMFTELAILYSKYKPAKMREHLELFWSRVNIPKVLRAAESAHLWSELVFLYDKYEEYDNAIITMMNHPTEAWREGHFKDMITKVANVELYYRAIQFYLDFKPLLLNDLLLVLAPRIDHTRSVNFFTKTNHLPLVKNYLRSVQSLNNKAINEALNDLFIEQEDYQALRTSIDAFDNFDTIALAQRLEKHELIEFRRIAAYLYKSNNRWKQSVELCKKDGLYKDAMEYAAESKQAEVAEDLLLWFLERKNHACFSAMLYQCYDLVRPDVVLELAWRHNIMEYAMPYLIQILREYTTKTDELKETVDTKLEESVQNEQKQSSIVYTQDQLMLTAPPGMIGSAPPMSGFPPQPPPGQQFFPSYGM; the protein is encoded by the exons ATGTCTCAAGCACTTCCGATCAAATTTCAAGAACACCTCCAG ctAACCCAGATTGGTATAAATCAATCGAGCATTAGTTTCAACATGCTCACCATGGAGAGtgataaattcatttgtattcGAGAAAAAGTTGGTGATTCATCACAAGTGGTAATTATCGATATGGCAAATCCAACAACGCCAATACGACGACCAATATCGGCTGATTCAGCCATCATGAATCCTTCAACAAAAGTTATTGCATTGAAAGCACAACGTACATTGCAAATATTTAATATCGAaatgaaatcgatgatgaaagcACATACAATGCCCGAAGATGTTCTTTTCTGGAAATGGATTAATGTCAAAACAATCGCATTAGTTACTGAAACTGCAGTTCATCATTGGTCAATGGAAGGTGATTCCACTCCACAGAAAGCTTTCGATCGTCATGCCTCTTTGAATGGTtgtcaaatcatcaattatcgTGCAGATCATCAAGCTAAATGGCTTGTTTTGATCGGTATTTCCGCACAG AGCAATCGTGTAACTGGAGCCATGCAACTTTATTCTGTTGCTCGAAAAGTTAGTCAACCAATTGAAGGACATGCTGCTGCTTTTACAACATTCAAAATGGAAGGCAATACGGAACTAtctaatttgttttgtttcgccGCTCGTACAGCAGCCGGTGGGAAg CTTCATATAGTGGAAGTTGGCACAGCACCAACCGGCAGCAAACCATATCCTAAGAAGCAGGTCGATGTATTCTTTCCTCCGGAAGCTCAAAATGATTTTCCCATTGCCATGCAAATGTCACCTAAATATGATTTAATCTATTTGATCACTAAATATGGttatattcatttgtatGATGTTGAATCCGGAACTTGTATCTACATGAATCGTATTAGCGCTGATACCATTTTTGTTACAGCTCCATATGAGCCAACCAGTGGAATCATTGGTGTTAATCGAAAAGGCCAG GTTCTTTCTGTTAGTATCGATGAGAATAACCTGATTCCATACATAAATAATACATTGCAAAATTCAGAATTGGCATTGCGTATATCTTCACGAAACAATCTTGCTGGAGCTGATGACttgttcatcaaaaaattcaataatcttTTTTCGACTGGCCAATATATCGAAGCGGCTAAAGTTGCAGCGACTGCACCGCAAGGCATTCTTCGTACCTATGAAACAATTCAACGTTTTCAACAAACACCAGCGCAAcccaatcaatcatcaccattactTCATTATTTTGGCATCCTTTTAGATCAAGGCAAATTGAATAGATATGAATCATTGGAATTATGCCGACCAGTTCTTCAACAACAGCGTAAACAATTGTTGGAAAAATGGCTCAAAGATGATAAACTTGAATGTAGCGAAGAATTGGGCGATTTAGTTAAACCGGTTGATCCAACATTGGCTTTATCCGTTTATCTGCGTGCAAACGTTCCGGTGAAAGTTGTACAATCATTCGCAGAAACTggtcaattcaaaaaaatatttttgtatgCCAAAAAAGTTGGATTCCAGCCTGATTATCTTAGTTTACTTCGTCACATTATTCGTTCCAATCAGGATAAGGCAACGGAATTTGCACAAGCAATTGTTTCGGAAGAAGAAAATCTTTGTGACattaatcaaatgattgatgcCTTTATGGAAGCCAATCTTGTCCAACAATGTACCGCCTTTCTGTTGGACGCTCTCAAAAATAATCGTGAAGAAGAAGGACCATTGCAGACTCGTTGTCTGGAAATGAATTTGGTTACTGCCCCACAAGTGGCTGACGCCATCCTCGCCAACAAAATGTTCAGCTATTATAATCGTCCTTTGGTTGCCCAGCTCTGTGAAAAGGCTGGTTTATATCAACGAGCATTGGAAAATTATACCGATCTATATGACATCAAACGAGCAATTGTGCACACACATCTTTTGAATCAAGATTGGTTGGTCAACTATTTTGGCACATTATCGGTTGAGGATTCGTTGGAATGCCTTCGAGCAATGCTTACTAGTAACATTCGACAAAACTTACAGATTTGTGTACAAGTGGCTGGCAAATATCATGAACAGCTTACAACCACTGctttgattgaattgttcGAATCATTCAAAAGTTACGAAGGTTTATTCTATTTTCTCGGATCAATCGTCAACTTTAATCAAGATGCCGATGTTCATTTTAAATATATTCAGGCTGCTTGCAAGACCGGTCAAATCAAAGAAGTGGAACGTATATGCCGTGAAAGTAATTGTTACAATCCTGAACGTGTAAAGAATTTCCTGAAAGAAGCCAAATTAACTGATCAATTgccattgattattgtttgcGATCGCTTTGATTTCGTTCATGATCTAGTGCTTTATCTATATCGTAATAATTTGCACAAATATATCGAAATCTATGTGCAAAAAGTGAACCCCTCACGTTTGCCAGTTGTTGTACGAGGATTATTGGATGTCGATTGTTCGGAAGATGTTATTAAACAATTGATTATGGCTGTCAAAGGACAATTTTCTACAGATGAACTTGTCGAAGAGGTGGAAAAACGTAATCGCCTCAAATTGTTATTACCTTGGCTTGAAACTCGCATCCATGAAGGTTGCCAAGAACCAGAAACACATAATGCCTTGGCTAAAATCtacattgattcaaataataatccgGAACGTTTCTTGAAAGagaatcaattttatgaTAGTCGAGTTGTTGGAAAGTATTGCGAAAAACGTGATCCACATTTGGCATTCATCGCTTATGAACGTGGACAATGTGACAAAGAGCTCATTCGAGtttgtaatgaaaattctttgtttaaaaatgaaGCTCGCTATCTGGTTAAACGACGTGATCCAGATCTTTGGGCTGATGTTTTACAAGAATCCAATCCATATCGACGACAACTCATTGATCAG gTGGTCCAAACTGCCCTTTCTGAAACCCAAGATCCAGAAGATATATCAGTCACAGTGAAAGCTTTCATGGCAGCCAATTTGCCCAACGAATTAATCGAACTCTTGGAAAAGATTGTATTGGACAATTCGGTATTCTCGGATCATCGTAATCTGCAAAACTTGTTAATATTAACGGCCATCAAAGCTGATCATAGCCGTGTAATGGAATACATAAATCGTTTGGATAATTATGATGCACCAGATATTGCTAACATTGCAATAAGCTCGGAATTGTATGAAGAAGCGTTTGctatattcaaaaaattcgaaGTAAACACTTCAGCCATTCAAGTGTTGATTGAACATATTAAGAATCTGGATCGATCCTATGAATTCGCTGAACGTTGTAATGAACCTGCTGTTTGGAGTTTGTTGGCTAAAGCCCAATTACAAGAAAATATGGTGAAAGAAGCAATTGATTCGTACATCAAAGCAGGCGATCAGGTCAACTTTATGGATGTTGTCACTACCGCTCATCGAACTAACAGTTGGGAAGACTTGGTTCGTTATTTGCAAATGGCCCGTAAGAAGAGTCGGGAACCTTATATTGAATCAGAATTGATCTATGCTTATGCCAAGACAAACAGGTTGACTGATTTGGAAGAATTCATTTCTAGCCCGAATAATGCAGATATCTCAAAAATCGGAGATCGTTGTTTCGAAGATAAACTATATGAACCTGCTCGTATTCTTTATGATAATGTTGCTAATTATGGAAAATTGGCTATCACATTGGTTCATTTGCAACAATTCCAAGGTGCTGTCGATTCGGCTCGTAAAGCCAATTCAACTCGTACCTGGAAAGAAGTTTGCTTTGCTTGTGTCGATCACAATGAATTCCGTTTGGCCCAGATGTGTGGCCTACACATTGTAGTCCATGCCGATGAACTTGAagatttgatcaattattatcaaagcCGTGGATATTTTGAGGAATTGATTTCCATGCTTGAAGCTGCTTTAG GATTGGAACGTGCTCATATGGGTATGTTTACTGAGTTGGCCATTCTTTATTCCAAGTATAAGCCGGCTAAGATGCGTGAACATCTTGAATTGTTTTGGAGCCGAGTTAACATTCCAAAAGTTCTTCGTGCCGCTGAATCGGCTCATTTGTGGTCAGAATTAGTATTCCTTTATGATAAATATGAAGAATATGATAACGCTattataacaatgatgaatcatccaACGGAAGCATGGCGAGAAGGCCATTTCAAAGATATGATCACTAAAGTGGCCAATGTAGAACTCTATTATCGTGCTATACAGTTCTATTTGGATTTCAAACCTCTACTTTTGAATGATCTTTTGCTTGTCCTAGCACCACGAATTGATCATACACGATCAGTGAATTTCTTCACCAAG ACAAATCATCTACCATTGGTGAAAAATTACCTTCGATCTGTACAAagtttgaataataaagCAATCAATGAagcattgaatgatttgttcATTGAACAAGAGGATTATCAAGCATTACGTACATCGATCGATGCCTTTGACAACTTCGATACAATCGCTTTGGCACAACGTTTGGAGAAACATGAGCTGATTGAATTCCGACGTATTGCTGCTTATTTGTATAAAAGTAACAATCGATGGAAACAATCGGTCGAATTATGCAAAAAGGATGGTCTCTACAAAGATGCTATGGAATATGCAGCCGAATCAAAACAAGCCGAAGTGGCCGAAGATCTTTTGCTTTGGTTTTTGGAACGAAAAAATCATGCTTGTTTTTCAGCTATGCTCTATCAATGCTATGATCTGGTTCGTCCTGATGTCGTATTGGAATTAGCCTGGAGACACAACATCATGGAATATGCAATGCCCTATTTGATACAGATACTTCGTGAATACACAACTAAAACTGATGAATTGAAGGAAACTGTTGACACTAAATTAGAGGAATCTGTTCAAAACGagcaaaaacaatcatccaTCGTTTATACACAAGATCAATTGATGTTGACCGCTCCACCCGGAATGATTGGTTCAGCGCCACCAATGTCAGGATTTCCACCACAGCCGCCACCCGGTCAACAATTCTTTCCAAGTTATGGAATGTAA
- the LOC124499111 gene encoding beta-1,4-glucuronyltransferase 1 isoform X1: MFKWRYLRNFRLDSHYILKILIIFNILLGLYLLFLSTNYRRYVEYPHDSQNNDKPTKVMIKDGIDENHQINDAKIINKKVDKIVEPQQQSRQENPDNTIVMTNDKNIKSNDQSVDKVFDSNNRPVQIQDVGQNNADASYKRVEEDEKIIDESDKLKIEMLGAKPDEQNSIIHMDLDSFTDGKNDKANDIMSEAKDNNRKDLPKESLDDLLNKDVIKQIMDHNSHIKKNYSQLIVPDNINLEPSSWTTETRGKYQALKNYIIGNGLIDYSRTITLSTQGGPGFLHHAEQLCSRWDGPISLAVYAPGEDFRLSVNMIYYLRQCAHECVAKRVFWHFVYDIAFPPSAKMSGPTSFLKTNKFDCSKSLDETMKMLKIDTDFRSNKSLPYPINVLRNVARSSSKSKYLLASDIELYPNIGIIPAFFDLLDREQKGLVPVINVKFPHVYVLPIFEVKATKQPPKTKQELSKLFKSKDSIFFHRYVCDECQNFPDRNIWINDIPKNNTMNIFRVTKRTHDRNQWEPLYIGTNDEPFYDERLTWEGKRDKMSQMYQMCLMNYDLLILDNAFLVHAPGIKRYHPKDDQKRLVYIKYNHQIYTSTLAELRKKYGNKNYC; encoded by the exons ATGTTCAAATGGCGTTATCTACGGAATTTTCGTCTTGATTCACATTATAtattaaaaatattgatcatattCAACATTCTACTTGGTCTTTATCTACTATTCCTGTCCACTAACTATCGACGATATGTCGAATATCCACATGATAGCCAAAACAACGATAAGCCAACAAAAGTTATGATAAAA GATGGTATAGATGAAAACCATCAAATTAACGATgccaaaataatcaataaaaaagtGGATAAAATTGTcgaaccacaacaacaatctcgGCAAGAGAATCCAGATAATACGATCGTCATGACGAATGATAAGAAtataaaatcgaatgatcaaTCAGTTGATAAAGTTTTCGATTCAAATAATCGACCTGTTCAAATTCAAGATGTTGGCCAAAATAATGCTGATGCTAGTTATAAACGGGTggaagaagatgaaaaaatcattgatgaaagtgataaattaaaaattgaaatgttgGGAGCCAAACCCGATGAACAGAATAGTATTATCCATATGGATTTGGATTCATTTACTGATggtaaaaatgataaagCCAATGACATTATGAGTGAAGCCaaagataataatagaaaagaTTTACCCAAAGAATCATTAGATGATTTACTTAACAAAGATgttatcaaacaaataatggaCCATAATTCtcatattaaaaaaaattattcacaatTAATAGTTCCTGATAATATTAATCTCGAGCCATCTTCCTGGACAACGGAAACTAGAGGCAAATATCAAGCGCttaaaaattatattattgGAAATGGACTCATTGATTATAGTCGAACGATAACATTGTCTACACAAGGAGGACCCGGATTTTTACATCATGCCGAACAATTATGTTCACGTTGGGATGGTCCCATTTCATTGGCTGTATATGCGCCTGGAGAGGATTTTCGATTATCGGTTAATATGATCTATTATCTACGCCAATGTGCCCATGAATGTGTTGCCAAACGTGTATTCTGGCATTTTGTCTATGATATTGCCTTTCCACCAAGTGCCAAAATGTCCGGTCCAACTAGTTTTCTAAAAACTAATAAATTCGATTGTAGTAAATCATTGgatgaaacaatgaaaatgttgaaaattgataCGGATTTTCGGTCAAACAAATCTCTTCCGTATCCAATAAACGTTCTTCGTAATGTTgctcgttcatcatcaaaatccaaATATTTACTTGCCTCAGATATTGAACTATATCCAAACATAGGCATTATTCCtgcattttttgatttacttGACCGTGAACAAAAAGGACTTGTACCTGTGATCAATGTTAAATTTCCTCATGTTTATGTGTTACCCATATTCGAAGTGAAAGCTACCAAACAACCaccaaaaacgaaacaagAATTATCCAAACTATTCAAATCAA AGGATTCTATATTCTTTCATCGTTATGTTTGTGATGAATGCCAAAATTTTCCAGATCGAAATATCTGGATCAACGATATTCCAAAGAATAATacgatgaatatttttcgtGTAACCAAACGTACACATGATCGTAATCAATGGGAACCGCTTTATATTGGCACCAATGATGAACCATTTTATGATGAAAGGTTAACGTGGGAAGGAAAACGTGATAAAATGTCTCAG aTGTATCAAATGTGTTTGATGAACTATGATCTATTGATTCTGGACAATGCATTCCTTGTCCATGCACCCGGTATCAAACGATATCATCCAAAAGATGATCAAAAACGTTTAGTCTATatcaaatataatcatcagaTCTATACATCGACATTGGctgaattgagaaaaaaatatggaaataaaaattattgttaa